GCCGAGACCTGGGGTGTGCCGCGTTACAAATTCCTTATGATGCCGCACCCGATCGCCAACCTGGCCGAGGCCGAGCTGGACCAGCGCGCCCGGGAGATCGCGCCGGAGGTAGTGAAGCTCCTGCTCCAGGGCCAGGAGTAGCGTGCCGCCCGCGCCGAGCTTGGACTGGACCGCTCTGGGCGAGGAGGCGGTCCAGGTTCTCGCCGACTACCTCAGGATCGACACCACCAACCCGCCGGGCAACGAGACGGCGGGCGCGCGTTTCCTGTCCGACCTCCTCGCCCGTGACGGGATCGAAAGCCGGCTGATCGAGTCGGCGCCGGGGCGTGGGAACCTGATCGCCAGGCTCGCGGGGGACGGCAGCGAGCGCCCCATCCTCCTCCACCACCACATCGACGTCGTCTACGCCGACCGCCGCTACTGGAGCGTGGATCCCTTCGGCGGGGTGACCCAGGGTGGCTTCCTCTACGGTCGCGGCGCCCTCGACATGAAGTCGGTGGGCATCCTCCAGGTGATAGCGGTCCTCGCTCTCAGGCGCGCCCGCGTCAGGCTGAAGCGAGACGTCGTGCTTCTCGCGACCGCCGACGAGGAGGCGGGCAGCCGCTACGGGGCCCTGTTCCTCTCGGAGCAACACCCCCAACTGATCGACGGCGTCGAGTACTCGCTGGGCGAGTTCGGGGGAATCCACACCCAGGCCGGGTGGAACGGCTGCGCCGGCGACGTCAGCATCTCGGAGAAGACCGGCTTTCCGATCCGGCTCACCGCGCGGGGCGTCCCGGGCCATGGGTCCATGCCGTGGCCCGACACGTCGGTGAACCGCCTGATCCGGGCCCTGGGCCGCCTGCTGGCCGCCGAGCGGCCGCTCCGGGTCATTCCCGAGATCCAGGAGTACTTCTCACGGTTCGCCACGCTCCTGCCCGAGTCAGAGCGACGGGGCTGGGATGATCTTGACGCCTCGCTCAGCGACCCGGCCTTCAGGGAGAAGTTCCTCTCCGATCCCCACCGGGCGGCGATGCTGCGCACGACATTCGCCGTCACCATGCTCAGGGCGAGCGAGAAGCGCAACGTGATCCCCCCCGAGGCGGTGGCCGAGATCGACTGTCGGCTCCTGGCGGGCGACGACCCGGACGAGGTCCTCGCGTGGGTCCGCAAGGTGGTCGCCGACGATCAGGTGACGGTCGAGCCGGTCCAACCCGCCA
This sequence is a window from Candidatus Rokuibacteriota bacterium. Protein-coding genes within it:
- a CDS encoding M20/M25/M40 family metallo-hydrolase, with product MPPAPSLDWTALGEEAVQVLADYLRIDTTNPPGNETAGARFLSDLLARDGIESRLIESAPGRGNLIARLAGDGSERPILLHHHIDVVYADRRYWSVDPFGGVTQGGFLYGRGALDMKSVGILQVIAVLALRRARVRLKRDVVLLATADEEAGSRYGALFLSEQHPQLIDGVEYSLGEFGGIHTQAGWNGCAGDVSISEKTGFPIRLTARGVPGHGSMPWPDTSVNRLIRALGRLLAAERPLRVIPEIQEYFSRFATLLPESERRGWDDLDASLSDPAFREKFLSDPHRAAMLRTTFAVTMLRASEKRNVIPPEAVAEIDCRLLAGDDPDEVLAWVRKVVADDQVTVEPVQPAKVPNLSPPDTALYKALGDAIRRREPRAVVLPLVLAGFTDNWVFRRHGVQAYGFAPFVTDEGELHRVHGNDERISLENVRAGVRTYTELLLAFAAA